A stretch of the Vigna radiata var. radiata cultivar VC1973A chromosome 9, Vradiata_ver6, whole genome shotgun sequence genome encodes the following:
- the LOC106773955 gene encoding V-type proton ATPase catalytic subunit A (The RefSeq protein has 3 substitutions compared to this genomic sequence), translating to MPAVYGARLTTFEDSEKESEYGYVRKVSGPVVVADGMAGAAMYELVRVGRDNLIGEIIRLEGDSATIQVYEETAGLMVNDPVLRTHKPLSVELGPGILGNIFDGIQRPLKTIAKRSGDVYIPRGVSVPALDKDTLWEFQPKKIGEGDLLTGGDLYATVFENTLMQHHIALPPDAMGKITYIAPPGQYSITDTVLELEFQGVKKKFTMLQTWPVRTPRPVASKLAADTPLLTGQRVLDALFPSVLGGTCAIPGAFGCGKTVISQALSKYSNSDAVVYVGCGERGNEMAEVLMDFPQLTMTLPDGREESVMKRTTLVANTSNMPVAAREASIYTGITLAEYFRDMGYNVSMMADSTSRWAEALREISGRLAEMPADSGYPAYLAARLASFYERPGKVKCLGGPERTGSVTIVGAVSPPGGDFSDPVTSATLSIVQVFWGLDKKLAQRKHFPSVNWLISYSKYSTALESFYEQFDPDFINIRTKAREVLQREDDLNEIVQLVGKDALAEGDKITLETAKLLREDYLAQNAFTPYDKFCPFYKSVWMMRNIIHFYNLANQAVERGAGSDGQKITYSLIKHRVGDLFYRLVSQKFEDPAEGEAALVGQFQKLHEDLSTGFRNLEDETR from the exons ATGCCCGCCGTTTATGGAGCTCGCTTGACCACCTTCGAAGACTCCGAGAAGGAGAGTGAATACGGTTACGTTCGCAAG GTATCGGGACCAGTCGTGGTTGCAGATGGCATGGCTGGGGCTGCTATGTATGAACTGGTGCGTGTTGGCCGTGATAATCTCATTGGAGAAATCATTCGTCTCGAAGGGGATTCTGCTACCATCCAAG TTTATGAGGAAACTGCTGGTTTGATGGTTAATGATCCAGTGTTACGGACACACAAG CCCTTGTCCGTGGAGTTGGGGCCTGGAATATTGGGGAATATTTTTGATGGAATTCAG AGGCCTTTGAAAACTATTGCTAAAAGATCTGGCGATGTCTATATTCCTCGGGGTGTGTCTGTTCCAGCACTTGACAAAGATACACTTTGGGAATTTCAGCCTAAGAAAATTG GTGAAGGTGACCTATTAACTGGTGGAGATTTATATGCT ACTGTTTTTGAGAACACTCTAATGCAACACCATATTGCACTGCCTCCTGATGCCATGGGAAAGATTACCTACATTGCACCCCCTGGCCAATATTCTATAACG GATACTGTATTGGAACTTGAGTTTCAAGGTGTCAAGAAGAAATTCACCATGCTTCAG ACCTGGCCTGTACGTACCCCAAGGCCTGTTGCATCAAAACTTGCGGCTGATACTCCTCTTCTTACTGGTCAG CGTGTTCTTGATGCCCTTTTCCCCTCAGTTCTTGGTGGGACTTGTGCCATACCTGGAGCTTTTGGCTGTGGGAAAACAGTCATCAGTCAGGCTCTTTCTAAG TATTCCAATTCTGATGCTGTTGTTTACGTTGGTTGTGGGGAACGTGGAAATGAAATGGCAGag GTCCTCATGGATTTTCCCCAACTTACAATGACATTACCTGATGGTCGGGAAGAATCTGTCATGAAGCGTACAACACTGGTGGCTAACACTTCAAACATGCCTGTGGCTGCTCGTGAAGCTTCAATTTATACAG GAATCACATTAGCTGAGTATTTTAGAGATATGGGTTACAATGTCAGTATGATGGCTGATTCTACATCTAGATGGGCAGAAGCATTGCGTGAAATTTCTGGACGACTG GCAGAGATGCCTGCAGACAGTGGATATCCTGCTTATCTTGCTGCTCGTTTAGCCTCTTTCTATGAACGTGCTGGGAAAGTAAAATGTCTTGGAGGCCCTGAACGTACCGGTAGTGTAACAATTGTTGGTGCTGTTTCACCACCTGGAGGTGACTTCTCAGATCCTGTGACATCTGCAACTCTCAGCATAGTTCAG GTTTTCTGGGGTTTGGACAAAAAGCTTGCTCAGAGGAAGCACTTTCCTTCGGTGAACTGGcttatttcttattcaaaataCTCAACG GCTCTCGAATCCTTTTACGAACAATTTGATCCAGATTTTATAAACATTAGGACTAAAGCTCGTGAAGTTCTGCAAAGAGAAGATGACCTGAATGAAATTGTCCAG CTTGTGGGCAAGGATGCTTTAGCTGAAGGAGATAAGATCACCTTGGAAACTGCAAAGCTTTTGAGAGAGGATTATCTTGCTCAAAATGCCTTTACACC ATATGACAAATTCTGTCCCTTCTACAAGTCTGTTTGGATGATGCGTAACATTATCCATTTCTACAATTTGGCCAATCAG GCAGTAGAGAGGGGAGCTGGTTCAGATGGTCAGAAGATAACTTACTCCCTCATCAAGCATCGTGTGGGAGATCTCTTCTACCGATTAGT GTCTCAGAAATTTGAGGATCCGGCAGAAGGTGAAGCTGCTTTGGTCGCCAAATTTCAGAAGTTACACGAGGACCTATCTACTGGTTTCCGCAACCTTGAGGATGAAACCCGATGA
- the LOC106773956 gene encoding 26S proteasome regulatory subunit 8 homolog A, with protein sequence MALAGVEVKHVEGVPEENCSAKPTKQGEGLRHYYSLNIHEHQLLLRQKTHNLNRLEAQRNELNSRVRMLREELQLLQEPGSYVGEVVKVMGKNKVLVKVHPEGKYVVDIDKNIDITKITPSTRVALRNDSYVLHLVLPSKVDPLVNLMKVEKVPDSTYDMIGGLDQQIKEIKEVIELPIKHPELFESLGIAQPKGVLLYGPPGTGKTLLARAVAHHTDCTFIRVSGSELVQKYIGEGSRMVRELFVMAREHAPSIIFMDEIDSIGSARMESGSGNGDSEVQRTMLELLNQLDGFEASNKIKVLMATNRIDILDQALLRPGRIDRKIEFPNPNEESRLDILKIHSRRMNLMRGIDLKKIAEKMNGASGAELKAVCTEAGMFALRERRVHVTQEDFEMAVAKVMKKETEKNMSLRKLWK encoded by the exons ATGGCTCTTGCGGGAGTTGAAGTGAAGCATGTGGAAGGTGTGCCGGAGGAGAATTGCTCCGCCAAGCCCACCAAGCAGGGCGAGGGTCTCCGCCACTACTATTCTCTCAACATCCACGAGCATCAGCTCCTTCTCCGTCAAAAGACGCATAACCTCAACCGTCTTGAGGCTCAGCGTAACGAGCTCAATTCCAGAG TGAGGATGCTACGCGAAGAGTTGCAGCTTCTTCAGGAGCCCGGCTCCTATGTCGGTGAAGTTGTCAAAGTGATGGGCAAGAACAAAGTCCTTGTCAAG GTCCACCCAGAAGGAAAATATGTTGTCGACATTGACAAAAATATTGACATTACAAAGATCACTCCATCCACTAGAGTTGCACTTCGCAATGATAGCTATGTTCTTCATTTAGTTCTGCCGAGTAAAGTTGATCCCTTGGTCAATCTGATGAAAGTTGAGAAAGTTCCTGATTCTACGTATGACATGATTGGTGGTTTAGACCAGCAAATCAAAGAAATCAAAGAG GTTATCGAGCTACCAATTAAGCATCCTGAGCTCTTTGAGAGTCTTGGAATTGCACAACCAAAG GGTGTCCTGCTGTATGGGCCACCTGGTACAGGAAAAACGTTGTTGGCTAGGGCAGTGGCGCATCATACTGACTGTACGTTCATAAGGGTTTCTGGTTCTGAATTGGTTCAGAAATACATTGGAGAAGGTTCTAGAATGGTCAGGGAACTTTTCGTTATGGCCAG GGAACATGCTCCATCAATTATCTTCATGGACGAAATTGACAGCATTGGATCTGCTCGGATGGAATCTGGAAGTGGCAATGGTGATAGTGAGGTACAACGTACTATGCTGGAACTTCTCAACCAGTTGGATGGATTTGAAGCTTCAAATAAGATCAAG GTTTTGATGGCAACAAATAGGATTGATATCTTGGATCAAGCTCTCCTTAGACCTGGACGGATTGATAGGAAGATTGAATTTCCTAACCCTAATGAAGAG TCTCGGCTGGATATTTTGAAAATCCATTCAAGGAGAATGAATTTAATGCGTGGCATTGATTTAAAGAAGATTGCTGAGAAGATGAATGGAGCATCTGGTGCTGAACTTAAG GCTGTATGCACTGAAGCCGGTATGTTTGCTTTGAGGGAGAGGAGGGTACACGTGACTCAGGAGGATTTTGAGATGGCTGTGGCCAAGGTGATGAAAAAGGAGACTGAAAAAAATATGTCATTGCGGAAGTTGTGgaagtga
- the LOC106773958 gene encoding probable plastid-lipid-associated protein 10, chloroplastic isoform X1, giving the protein MDSFCVVSCCVKHSIGCPVSAAMELAFHSALYPPSLSSTFTTRRPNFNSRLLILNKPFTVRNFSLPSALAYDSELESKKHLLLTSVQDTQRGLLTTPDQRSSIEEALVNVEGRNMGHPINLAKLDGTWRLQYTSAPDVLILLQAAATLPFFQVGQIFQKFECRDQSDGGIIRNVVRWSIPNLLEEQEGATLLVSAKFNVVSVRNIYLQFQEITVQDINISEELQAVIAPAILPRSFISLQILQFLRTFKAQIPVRDPGRESVGGLYYLSYLDDNMLLGRAVGGGGVFVFTRAQSLY; this is encoded by the exons ATGGATTCTTTCTGTGTTGTGTCATGTTGTGTGAAACATAGTATAGGTTGTCCTGTTTCTGCTGCAATGGAGCTGGCTTTTCATTCAGCCTTGTACCCACCGTCTCTGTCTTCCACTTTCACAACCAGAAGACCTAATTTCAATTCCCGGCTTTTGATTTTGAACAAACCTTTCACTGTTAGGAACTTCTCCTTGCCTTCTGCTCTG GCATATGATTCTGAATTAGAGAGCAAAAAGCATCTACTTCTGACCTCTGTCCAAGACACGCAAAGGGGTCTCTTAACAACTCCTGATCAACGCTCCTCTATTGAGGAAGCTCTGGTGAATGTGGAAGGCCGTAACATGGGTCACCCGATCAATCTGGCTAAGTTGGATGGAACATGGCGCCTCCAGTACACTTCTGCCCCCGATGTTCTCATTCTTCTCCAAGCTGCTGCTACACTTCCTTTCTTTCAA GTTGGACAgatctttcaaaaatttgaatgtCGTGATCAATCTGATGGAGGTATTATCCGCAATGTTGTTCGTTGGAGTATTCCAAATTTGTTAGAG GAACAAGAAGGTGCTACACTGCTTGTATCCGCCAAGTTTAATGTAGTATCTGTCCGTAATATCTACCTTCAGTTTCAAGAG ATCACAGTTCAAGATATAAACATTAGTGAAGAGCTGCAGGCTGTTATAGCTCCAGCAATACTACCTCGATCTTTTATAAGTCTTCAG ATTTTGCAATTTCTCCGCACTTTCAAAGCTCAAATCCCTGTGAGAGATCCAGGAAG ggaaTCGGTGGGAGGACTATACTACCTCAGTTATTTGGATGATAATATGCTTTTGGGTCGTGCAGTTGGCGGAGGGGGAGTATTTGTTTTTACCAGAGCGCAATCTCTGTACTGA
- the LOC106773958 gene encoding probable plastid-lipid-associated protein 10, chloroplastic isoform X2: MELAFHSALYPPSLSSTFTTRRPNFNSRLLILNKPFTVRNFSLPSALAYDSELESKKHLLLTSVQDTQRGLLTTPDQRSSIEEALVNVEGRNMGHPINLAKLDGTWRLQYTSAPDVLILLQAAATLPFFQVGQIFQKFECRDQSDGGIIRNVVRWSIPNLLEEQEGATLLVSAKFNVVSVRNIYLQFQEITVQDINISEELQAVIAPAILPRSFISLQILQFLRTFKAQIPVRDPGRESVGGLYYLSYLDDNMLLGRAVGGGGVFVFTRAQSLY; this comes from the exons ATGGAGCTGGCTTTTCATTCAGCCTTGTACCCACCGTCTCTGTCTTCCACTTTCACAACCAGAAGACCTAATTTCAATTCCCGGCTTTTGATTTTGAACAAACCTTTCACTGTTAGGAACTTCTCCTTGCCTTCTGCTCTG GCATATGATTCTGAATTAGAGAGCAAAAAGCATCTACTTCTGACCTCTGTCCAAGACACGCAAAGGGGTCTCTTAACAACTCCTGATCAACGCTCCTCTATTGAGGAAGCTCTGGTGAATGTGGAAGGCCGTAACATGGGTCACCCGATCAATCTGGCTAAGTTGGATGGAACATGGCGCCTCCAGTACACTTCTGCCCCCGATGTTCTCATTCTTCTCCAAGCTGCTGCTACACTTCCTTTCTTTCAA GTTGGACAgatctttcaaaaatttgaatgtCGTGATCAATCTGATGGAGGTATTATCCGCAATGTTGTTCGTTGGAGTATTCCAAATTTGTTAGAG GAACAAGAAGGTGCTACACTGCTTGTATCCGCCAAGTTTAATGTAGTATCTGTCCGTAATATCTACCTTCAGTTTCAAGAG ATCACAGTTCAAGATATAAACATTAGTGAAGAGCTGCAGGCTGTTATAGCTCCAGCAATACTACCTCGATCTTTTATAAGTCTTCAG ATTTTGCAATTTCTCCGCACTTTCAAAGCTCAAATCCCTGTGAGAGATCCAGGAAG ggaaTCGGTGGGAGGACTATACTACCTCAGTTATTTGGATGATAATATGCTTTTGGGTCGTGCAGTTGGCGGAGGGGGAGTATTTGTTTTTACCAGAGCGCAATCTCTGTACTGA
- the LOC106773018 gene encoding uncharacterized protein LOC106773018 has protein sequence MEFLKMKKFRKSLRADGEKNLSDKAVAEPEEPKLNADGPDQSKSGNADSAGEGEDDDDFITNEVKRRLKELRRNSFMVLIPEEDSCPEEGEDEEEEGETSSNEWRDVEAEGQQWWRGFDAVFEKYCERMLLFDRMSTQQLREAGKGSQHTSTPSPRSASKKLASPLRCLSLKKFEEPDDETEHLQQPENDPYQDIETAYVGQICLTWEALHCQYSHMSQKISWQHDNPTCYNHSAQEFQQFQVLLQRFIENEPFEHGRRAEIYARTRNKLPKLLQVPNIRGSDHELTDDSEIRVLAPDLIRIIESSILTFHLFLKRDKKKSSGTTNLFGNHNQLATPLHQIQSTLEKKVVKLKELRRKKKGWKKNCWPQKHEDIQLLLGLVDVKMVSRVLRMTRMSKEQLFWCEEKMKKLDLSSGRLERDPCPILFPC, from the exons ATGGAGTTTCTGAAAATGAAGAAGTTCAGAAAATCTCTGAGAGCAGATGGTGAAAAGAATTTGTCAGACAAGGCAGTGGCTGAGCCCGAGGAACCGAAGCTCAACGCTGACGGTCCTGATCAGTCTAAATCGGGAAATGCAGATTCTGCTGGTGAAGGCGAGGATGACGATGATTTTATTACCAATGAGGTTAAGAGAAGGCTGAAAGAATTGAGAAGAAACAGTTTTATGGTGTTGATTCCTGAAGAAGATTCCTGCCCGGAGGAAGGGGAGgatgaagaggaagagggagagACAAGCTCAAACGAATGGAGGGATGTGGAGGCAGAAGGTCAGCAATGGTGGCGTGGTTTCGATGCTGTATTTGAAAAATACTGTGAAAGAATGCTATTATTTGATCGGATGAGCACTCAACAACTTAGAGAAGCTGGCAAAG GTTCACAGCATACTTCAACTCCGTCTCCAAGATCTGCATCAAAAAAGCTGGCTTCTCCCCTTCGTTGTCTTTCCttgaaaaaatttgaagaacCTGATGATGAGACTGAGCATCTTCAACAGCCGGAGAATGATCCCTACCAGGATATTGAAACAGCATATGTAGGTCAAATTTGCTTGACTTGGGAGGCACTTCATTGTCAGTATTCTCATATGAGTCAGAAGATATCTTGGCAACATGATAATCCTACCTGTTACAACCACAGTGCACAAGAGTTTCAACAGTTCCAAGTTTTATTACAAAGGTTTATAGAAAATGAACCTTTTGAGCATGGCCGAAGAGCTGAAATATATGCTCGCACTAGGAACAAACTGCCTAAACTGCTTCAAGTTCCTAATATACGAG GCTCAGATCATGAATTAACTGATGATTCGGAGATAAGAGTTCTTGCTCCTGATCTGATCAGGATAATTGAAAGCTCTATCCTTACATTCCATCTTTTCCTGAAAAGGGACAAGAAAAAGTCTAGTGGTACAACCAACCTGTTTGGAAATCACAACCAGCTAGCAACTCCTCTACACCAGATTCAGTCAACTCTTGAAAAG AAAGTAGTGAAGCTGAAGGAACTgcggagaaagaaaaaaggttgGAAGAAGAATTGTTGGCCACAAAAGCATGAAGACATTCAACTTTTGCTTGGGCTTGTTGACGTGAAGATGGTATCAAGGGTTCTGAGAATGACGAGGATGAGCAAGGAGCAACTGTTTTGGTgtgaagaaaagatgaaaaaactGGATTTATCAAGTGGTAGGTTAGAGAGGGATCCATGCCCCATCCTGTTCCCTTGCTAG
- the LOC106773829 gene encoding reticulon-like protein B22, with protein MGRKEKKRVEKKEKEKEKKKEKKIMDERRRGGEGAGKAMIALVIGTLVYYHCAYRNSTLLSLLSDVFIVLLCSLAILGLLFRQMNIQVPVDPLEWQISEDTANAIVAWLANTVGAAESVLRVAATGHDKRLFLKVTLSLYLFSAIGRFALGITVAYAGLCFFCLYTFAESSQSIRSALAWLFGRTNDISE; from the exons atgggaagaaaagaaaagaagcgggttgaaaagaaagagaaagagaaagagaaaaagaaagaaaagaaaattatggaTGAAAGAAGGAGGGGCGGAGAAGGAGCAGGGAAGGCGATGATAGCGTTGGTGATAGGGACGCTTGTTTACTATCACTGCGCTTATCGGAATTCgactcttctctctcttctctccgACGTCTTCATCGTTCTTCTCTGCTCCCTCGCCATTCTCGGTCTTCTCTTTCGCCAGATGAACATACA GGTTCCCGTCGATCCTCTCGAGTGGCAGATTTCCGAGGACACTGCCAATGCGATTGTCGCATGGTTAGCCAACACTGTCGGTGCCGCCGAGTCTGTCCTCCGCGTTGCCGCCACCGGCCACGACAAGAGGCTCTTTCTTAAGGTCACCCTTTCCCTCTATCTCTTCTCTGCAATTGGAAGATTCGCTCTTGGTATCACCGTTGCCTATGCCG GGCTATGCTTCTTCTGTCTTTACACATTCGCAGAGTCCTCTCAATCAATTCGCTCCGCTCTGGCCTGGCTCTTCGGAAGAACTAATGACATCAGCGAATAG
- the LOC106772980 gene encoding probable mitochondrial adenine nucleotide transporter BTL1, which produces MSSSNTNSHSKPQPQEGNMALQTHSPSHAHNSNKHGHGVFGDVYTITKDMHADHHNPSFDFQFRLPPLPNFLGSREAREFFSGALAGAMTKAILAPLETIRTRMVVGVGSRNIAGSFVEVIQQQGWQGLWAGNMINMLRIVPTQAIELATFECVKRAMTSLQNKWEEDGHPKLQIGFIDFNLPMSWISPVAVAGAAAGIASTIVCHPLEVLKDRLTVSPEIYPTLGIAIRNIYKDGGVGAFYAGISPTLVGMLPYSTCYYFLYDTMKDSYCQTKNKKTLNRPEMLLIGALAGFTASTISFPLEVARKRLMVGALQGKCPPNMAAALTEVIREEGLKGLYRGWGASCLKVMPSSGITWMFYEAWKDILLVQNGNPF; this is translated from the exons ATGTCTTCCTCCAACACTAACTCTCACTCTAAACCTCAACCTCAG GAAGGGAACATGGCATTGCAAACCCATTCTCCGTCTCACGCGCACAATAGCAACAAGCATGGGCACGGAGTCTTTGGAGATGTCTACACCATCACCAAGGACATGCACGCCGATCATCACAACCCTTCCTTTGATTTTCAATTTCGCCTTCCCCCGCTTCCG AATTTTCTGGGCTCTAGAGAGGCCCGCGAGTTTTTCAGCGGTGCCCTTGCAGGGGCAATGACAAAGGCGATACTTGCTCCTCTTGAGACCATTAG GACAAGAATGGTTGTTGGTGTTGGATCCAGAAATATTGCTGGCAGTTTCGTAGAGGTTATACAGCAGCAGGGATGGCAAGGATTGTGGGCTGGAAACATGATCAATATGCTTCGTATAGTTCCAACACAGGCTATTGAGCTGGCCACATTTGAGTGCGTCAAACGGGCTATGACATCCCTGCAAAACAAATGGGAAGAGGATGGCCACCCCAAGTTGCAGATAGGTTTCATCGATTTCAACCTGCCCATGTCTTGGATTTCACCAGTTGCTGTCGCTGGTGCCGCAGCAGGAATTGCTAGCACAATCGTATGCCATCCCCTCGAAGTTTTGAAG GACCGGCTAACCGTTAGTCCTGAAATCTACCCTACTTTAGGTATTGCGAtcagaaatatttataaagatggTGGTGTTGGCGCTTTTTATGCTGGTATCTCACCGACACTGGTCGGAATGCTTCCATACAGTACATGCTATTATTTCTTGTATGATACCATGAAGGATTCTTACTGCCAGaccaaaaataagaaaactctAAATCGTCCAGAGATGCTTTTGATTGGAGCTCTAGCAG GTTTTACTGCCAGTACAATTAGCTTCCCATTGGAGGTGGCTAGGAAGCGGCTGATGGTGGGCGCCTTGCAAGGTAAGTGCCCACCAAACATGGCAGCAGCACTTACGGAAGTAATTAGAGAAGAAGGTCTGAAAGGTTTGTACAGAGGATGGGGTGCAAGCTGTTTAAAGGTGATGCCATCCTCTGGTATCACCTGGATGTTTTATGAAGCATGGAAAGACATATTGCTTGTCCAGAATGGAAACCCATTTTAG
- the LOC106773901 gene encoding auxin-induced protein X15-like has protein sequence MDSNSKKCNKIREVVRLQQILKKWKKAATSSSASNSADMVPKGFLAVCVGTELKRFIIPTHYLRHQAFEILLQEAQDEFGFQQEGVLKIPCHVSVFQKILKTVEDDNNNKQPLLHHSGFQ, from the coding sequence ATGGATTCAAATTCAAAGAAATGTAACAAGATCCGTGAGGTGGTTAGGCTTCAACAGATCCTcaagaagtggaagaaagctGCAACATCTTCCTCTGCTTCCAACAGTGCAGACATGGTTCCAAAAGGCTTCCTCGCTGTCTGTGTTGGAACAGAGCTCAAGAGATTCATCATTCCCACCCATTACCTGAGACACCAAGCTTTTGAGATTTTGCTCCAAGAAGCCCAAGATGAATTTGGTTTCCAGCAAGAGGGTGTGCTCAAAATCCCATGCCATGTATCAGTCTTCCAGAAAATACTCAAGACCGTGGAGgacgacaacaacaacaaacaacccTTGCTGCATCACTCTGGCTTCCAATGA
- the LOC106773055 gene encoding indole-3-acetic acid-induced protein ARG7, with the protein MKLSRSFSICTPKIIKKIPNHLKSSIPRSSSWHIQPLSKKPLLGSGESSDGGARNAKVPKGSLAVYVGPHFRRFIIPVRFLAMPDFAALMESVAEEYGCDHHGAIHIPCDEDHFQQILISCSQRKRTFLPPKKLSNIPIISSH; encoded by the coding sequence ATGAAACTCTCAAGAAGCTTTTCGATATGCACCCCAAAAATCATTAAGAAAATCCCAAACCATCTGAAATCATCGATACCCAGATCCTCAAGCTGGCATATTCAGCCTCTTTCCAAGAAGCCATTGCTGGGTTCAGGAGAGTCCTCCGACGGCGGCGCAAGGAATGCCAAGGTTCCCAAAGGCTCCCTCGCCGTCTATGTGGGCCCCCACTTCCGTCGTTTCATCATTCCGGTACGCTTCTTGGCCATGCCTGACTTCGCTGCCTTGATGGAATCCGTCGCCGAAGAATATGGCTGCGATCATCACGGCGCCATTCACATCCCCTGCGATGAAGACCATTTTCAGCAAATTTTGATCTCATGTTCCCAACGAAAACGGACCTTCCTTCCTCCCAAGAAACTTTCCAACATCCCAATCATAAGCAGCCATTGA
- the LOC106774270 gene encoding uncharacterized protein LOC106774270: MSLRSSGFFWFQINCSDSKQGGRGFGENSNRIKTNKSDKGFVSQQSVKGPAPKQSRSLSSQAPRLSSQLDGKSRNDFLDVDFEERLKTVRRSALEQKKAEEQKEFGAIDYDAPVSSDEKTISLPTKIGVGVAVVVFGLVFAFGDFLPSGSVSPTDESAVVNSKLSEEEKATLQSRLKEFEATLSISPRDPTALEGAAVTLAELGEYARAASLLDDLTKVKPSDADVFRLLGEVKYGLKDYEGSVAAYKSSAKVSKDIQLEVLRGLTNSLLAAKKPEEAVQLLLTYRKDLSSENLSKSSNSNPSDSQKLDPVQVELLLGKAYSDWGHVSDAVAVYDQLISTYPNDFRGYLAKGIILKENKNIGDAERMFIQARFFAPDKAKALVDRYSR, encoded by the exons ATGTCTCTCAGAAGCAGCGGTTTCTTTTGGTTTCAAATAAATTGCTCCGATTCGAAGCAAGGTGGTCGTGGTTTTGGAGAAAACTCCAACAGGATTAAG ACCAACAAATCTGACAAGGGTTTCGTGTCGCAGCAAAG TGTCAAGGGACCAGCACCTAAACAGTCTCGCTCTCTGTCTTCTC AGGCACCCCGTTTAAGTTCACAACTTGACGGCAAATCTAGGAACGATTTTTTGGATGTCGACTTTGAGGAACGCCTAAAAACAGTTAGAAG GTCAGCACTTGAGCAGAAGAAGGCAGAGGAGCAAAAGGAGTTTGGAGCAATTGACTATGATGCACCAGTTTCTTCCGACGAAAAGACAATTAGCCTTCCTACTAAG ATTGGAGTGGGGGTAGCTGTTGTAGTCTTCGGTCTGGTTTTTGCTTTTGGAGATTTTCTTCCATCGGGAAG TGTTAGTCCTACGGATGAAAGTGCTGTTGTCAATAGTAAGTTGTCCGAGGAAGAGAAAGCTACTCTCCAG AGTAGGCTCAAGGAATTTGAAGCAACATTAAGTATTTCCCCGAGAGATCCAACTGCTCTTGAA GGAGCTGCAGTAACTTTGGCTGAATTAGGGGAATATGCAAGAGCTGCTTCTCTACTTGATGATTTGACGAAG GTAAAACCAAGTGATGCTGATGTTTTTCGTTTGCTTGGAGAAGTTAAATACGGACTCAAGGATTATGAAGGGAGTGTTGCTGCATATAAAAGTTCGGCAAAG GTGTCCAAAGATATCCAACTTGAAGTTCTCCGTGGCCTTACCAATTCATTACTCGCTGCCAAAAAGCCGGAGGAG GCTGTTCAATTACTTTTGACTTATCGTAAGGATTTGAGTTCCGAAAACTTAAGTAAAAGTTCTAATAGCAACCCATCAGACTCACAGAAGCTGGACCCTGTTCAA GTTGAATTACTTCTAGGGAAAGCCTACTCAGATTGGGGCCATGTCAGTGATGCTGTAGCTGTTTATGATCAACTCATATCCACTTACCCTAATGATTTTCGTGGATACTTAGCTAAG GGAATcatcttaaaagaaaacaaaaatattggtGATGCTGAAAGAATGTTCATACAA GCTAGGTTCTTTGCACCAGATAAAGCCAAAGCACTTGTGGACCGTTATTCAAGATGA